A genomic segment from uncultured Alistipes sp. encodes:
- the queA gene encoding tRNA preQ1(34) S-adenosylmethionine ribosyltransferase-isomerase QueA: protein MKLSQYGYDFAPEMLAKYPAESRDESRLMVINRAKGSIEHRIFKDIIEYFDEKDLFVFNDTKVFPARLYGNKEKTGAEIEIFLLRELNRDLRLWDVLVDPARKIRIGNKLYFGDDDLLVAEVIDNTTSRGRTLRFLFDGSYEEFKQALFSLGETPLPKWVREKVEPEDAERYQTIFARHEGAVAAPTAGMHFSKHLMKRMEIKGIDSAFVTLHVGLGNFRTVDVEDLSKHKMDSEQFFVTEEAAAAVNSAKEQGHQVVAIGTTVMRTLETAVSTNGMIKPMEGWTNKFIFAPYDFTVANAMVTNFHLPYSTQLMMVAAFGGYETVMNAYKVAREQGYRFGTYGDAMLIL, encoded by the coding sequence ATGAAGTTATCGCAATACGGATACGATTTTGCCCCCGAAATGCTGGCCAAATATCCCGCCGAAAGCCGGGACGAATCCCGCCTGATGGTCATCAACCGCGCAAAAGGGTCCATCGAACACCGCATTTTCAAGGACATCATCGAATATTTCGACGAAAAAGACCTCTTCGTTTTCAACGATACAAAGGTCTTCCCCGCACGACTCTACGGAAACAAGGAGAAAACAGGCGCCGAAATCGAAATATTCCTCCTCCGCGAACTCAACCGCGACCTCCGGCTCTGGGACGTACTCGTAGACCCCGCACGGAAAATCCGGATCGGGAACAAACTCTACTTCGGAGACGACGACCTGCTCGTCGCCGAAGTCATCGACAACACCACATCCCGCGGCCGAACCCTCCGGTTCCTCTTCGACGGCTCCTACGAGGAGTTCAAACAGGCTCTCTTCTCCCTCGGCGAAACCCCGCTCCCAAAATGGGTCCGCGAAAAGGTCGAACCCGAAGATGCCGAACGATACCAGACCATCTTCGCCCGGCACGAAGGCGCCGTCGCCGCCCCTACAGCCGGAATGCACTTCTCGAAACACCTCATGAAACGAATGGAAATCAAGGGTATCGACAGCGCATTCGTCACCCTGCACGTCGGACTCGGCAACTTCCGAACCGTCGACGTCGAGGACCTCTCCAAACACAAGATGGATTCCGAACAGTTCTTCGTGACCGAAGAGGCCGCCGCCGCCGTAAACTCCGCCAAAGAACAGGGTCATCAGGTCGTCGCGATCGGAACCACCGTCATGAGGACCCTCGAAACCGCAGTCTCCACGAACGGCATGATCAAACCCATGGAGGGCTGGACAAACAAGTTCATATTCGCACCCTACGACTTCACCGTCGCAAACGCCATGGTCACCAACTTCCACCTCCCCTACTCCACGCAACTGATGATGGTCGCCGCTTTCGGCGGTTACGAAACCGTCATGAATGCGTACAAGGTCGCCCGGGAGCAGGGATACCGCTTCGGCACTTACGGCGACGCCATGCTGATTCTTTAA